From Saccharibacillus brassicae:
AAGTGCCAGTACAAGCTGAATACTGTAACTTTGCCTTTGGTATCGTCGGTCAGACCGCGGCGAACGATCTGAATCATGATCGAGATCATCCAGCCGATACCGACGGTAACGTGCACCCCGTGCGTGCCGACGAGCGTGAAGAATGCCGACCAGTACGCGCTCGTTTGCAGCGTCGCGCCTTCGTGGATCAGGTGCAGGAACTCGTTGATTTCCAGGTAGAGGAACCCTGCGCCGAGCAATCCGGTAATCACGAGCCAGATCAGCATCTGCTTGATCTTGTGCTGGTGCATGGCCAGAACGGCCACGCCGCTCGTGAAGCTGCTTGTGAGGAGCAGGAACGTCGAGATGATGATCCCGTTGATCTCCAGCAGTTCCGCGCCGGTCGGACCGCCGTCCGTACCGCCGCGAAGAACGATGAATGTCGCAAACAGCGTTGCGAACAAGATAACGTCGGTTACGAGGAAGATCCAGAAACCGAGCAGTTTGATATCCTGCGGATCATGATGACCCGCAGCGTGATGGTGATGATCCGTGCCGTGTGCCGGAGACTGTGCCATTATACCGCGCCCCCTCTTAACTTCGCTTCGGTTCTTTCAATCTCATCAACCGGAATGTAGTATTCCGCTTTGTGTGCGCTGAAGGAACGAGCATACATGCAAATGAATACGCCGAGCAGGCCAGGAATGGCCATCCACAGCCAGTGGAAGACGAGACCGAATCCGAGCACGAACCAGAATGCGCCCATGATCGGCCCGATCGCCGAGTTTTTCGGCATATGGATCGGTTCGATCGGTCCGAGATCCCAAGGCTTCTCGCCTCTGGCGCGGCGTTCTTTCTCTTCCCACCACTCGTCGCGGCTGTGAACCTGCGGAATGACCGCGAAGTTGTATTCCGGCGCCGGGGAAGGAATCGAGAACTCAAGCGTACGAGCATCCCAGATATCGCCCGTCGTATCTTTTTCGTGACGGAAGATGCTGTAGCCGATCTGTGCAACCTGGAACAGGAATGCGATACCCATCAGGTAAGCGCCCATCGTCGAGAGGACGTTGAGGCCCTGCCAATCCGGGTCTTTGAATACGCTGATCCGCCGAGTCATGCCGTCGAGGCCGACGAGGTACTGCGGCATAAAGCAGACGTAGAAACCGATGTTCCAGAACCAGAATGCCCATTTGCCGAGGTATTCGTTCAGCTTGAAGCCGAACATCTTCGGCCACCAGTAGTACAGGCCCGCGAAGTAACCGAATACGACGCCGCCGATCAGCACTTGGTGGAAGTGGGCGATCAGGAAGTAACTGTTGTGGAACTGGAAGTCGGCCGGTGCGACCGAGAGCATGACCCCCGTCATCCCGCCGACGACAAACGCCGGTATGAACGCGATCGTCCACATCATCGGGGTCGGGAAGGTGATCCTGCCCTTGTACATCGTAAACAGCCAGTTGAAGATCTTGACCCCGGTCGGGATCGCGATGATCATCGTCGTGACCGCGAAGAACGCGTTGACGTTAGCGCCGGAGCCCATTGTGAAGAAGTGGTGAGCCCAGGTGAAGAACGAAATGATACTGATGATAACCATGGCGAATACCATCGACGCGTAGCCGAACAGCCGTTTTCTCGCGAAGGTCGCAACCGTCTCCGAGAATACGCCGAAGGCCGGCAGAACGACGATATACACTTCCGGGTGACCCCACATCCAGATGAGGTTGATATACATCATCGGGTTGCCCCCGCCGTCGAGCGTGAAGAAATGGGCGCCGAAGAAGCGGTCCATGAACAACAGCAGCAGCGTGATCGTCAGGATCGGGAAAGCGAAGATGATCGTCGTCGAAGCGGCGAATACCGACCAGGTGAACATCGGCATTTTCATCATCGTCATGCCCGGAGCGCGCATTTTGAGAATCGTAACGATAAAGTTGATACCGGACGCGAGCGAGCCGATACCGGAGATCTGTATCCCCCAGATGTAGAAGTTCTGTCCGACGCCCGGGTTGAACTGTGAACCGGAAAGCGGCGGATAGGCGAGCCAGCCGGCGTCAGGCGAACCGCCGATGACGAACGACAGGTTGAACAGCATTGCGCCGGCGAAGAACAGCCAGAAGCTCAGCGAGTTCAGGAAAGGGAAAGCGACGTCGCGCGCGCCGATTTGCAGCGGCACGACGATATTAAACAGACCGAACATCAGCGGCATGGCCATGAAGAAGATCATGACGACGCCGTGCGTCGTAAAGATTTGGTTATAGTGGTCGGCTTCCAGGAAGTTCAATTCCGGAAAAGCCAACTGAGTCCGCATCATGACGGCATCGACGCCGCCGCGGAACAGCATCACGATCGCGGCCAGGATATACATAATCCCGATCTTTTTGTGATCGACGGTCGTGAGCCATTCTTTCCAGAGCCAGCCCCATTTTTTGAAGTAGGTCAGTACGAATACGATCCCGAGCGTCGCCAACACGATGGATGCGTCCG
This genomic window contains:
- a CDS encoding cytochrome (ubi)quinol oxidase subunit III is translated as MAQSPAHGTDHHHHAAGHHDPQDIKLLGFWIFLVTDVILFATLFATFIVLRGGTDGGPTGAELLEINGIIISTFLLLTSSFTSGVAVLAMHQHKIKQMLIWLVITGLLGAGFLYLEINEFLHLIHEGATLQTSAYWSAFFTLVGTHGVHVTVGIGWMISIMIQIVRRGLTDDTKGKVTVFSLYWHFLDAVWIFLLSIVYLMEVM
- a CDS encoding cbb3-type cytochrome c oxidase subunit I; translation: MLEKIKEFASEFFVTGDPLIYGADASIVLATLGIVFVLTYFKKWGWLWKEWLTTVDHKKIGIMYILAAIVMLFRGGVDAVMMRTQLAFPELNFLEADHYNQIFTTHGVVMIFFMAMPLMFGLFNIVVPLQIGARDVAFPFLNSLSFWLFFAGAMLFNLSFVIGGSPDAGWLAYPPLSGSQFNPGVGQNFYIWGIQISGIGSLASGINFIVTILKMRAPGMTMMKMPMFTWSVFAASTTIIFAFPILTITLLLLFMDRFFGAHFFTLDGGGNPMMYINLIWMWGHPEVYIVVLPAFGVFSETVATFARKRLFGYASMVFAMVIISIISFFTWAHHFFTMGSGANVNAFFAVTTMIIAIPTGVKIFNWLFTMYKGRITFPTPMMWTIAFIPAFVVGGMTGVMLSVAPADFQFHNSYFLIAHFHQVLIGGVVFGYFAGLYYWWPKMFGFKLNEYLGKWAFWFWNIGFYVCFMPQYLVGLDGMTRRISVFKDPDWQGLNVLSTMGAYLMGIAFLFQVAQIGYSIFRHEKDTTGDIWDARTLEFSIPSPAPEYNFAVIPQVHSRDEWWEEKERRARGEKPWDLGPIEPIHMPKNSAIGPIMGAFWFVLGFGLVFHWLWMAIPGLLGVFICMYARSFSAHKAEYYIPVDEIERTEAKLRGGAV